The following nucleotide sequence is from Fusarium graminearum PH-1 chromosome 1, whole genome shotgun sequence.
ACATGCGagagctggatgaagaatATGGAGACATGTACTGCCAAATCGGGGGTAACACAGCCATTCTCGCTTTGATATCAGGGGCTAATCATTCACAGATCGAGAAGTAGAGATCATCCATGGACTGGTCAACAAAGTGCTAAAGCATGAGGAACCTTTGCTTTCAGCATCAGACATGTGCGGCGAGTTTGATGCAATACTTGCACTGGCTCTTGGTGCTGAAAAGTACAATTGGCGGGGACCGCAGGTCGTGGAAGAAAGCGTAATCCACATCGAAGAAGGTCGTCACCCTTTACAGGAGCTTGTTGTACCGGCTTTCGTCCCAAACTCCTGCCACCTCTTTGCAGGGCCACGACGCACTCCAGAAGTGCAAGATGACTCGCCCCAGGCTATAATCCTGACAGGCCCAAACCACTCAGGCAAGAGCGTGTATTTGAAACAAACGGCTATTATTGTGTACCTTGCTCACATCGGCAGCTTTGTACCAGCCACTCATGCTATCATTGGGCTTACAGAGAGTATTCTTACCTGCATTTCACCTCGAGAAAGTATGTCTGGGGGCGAAAGTGCGTTTGCGAGGGACATGAAACAAGCCGCTTTGTCGATTaagacatcatcaccaagaagtATCGTCCTTGTAGATGAATTTGGCAAGGGAACGAATGGTGATGACGGTGCGGCTTTGCTGGCTGCATTGTTGGACCACTACCTTTCACTTAAGTCTGACTGTCCCCGTCTTCTCGCGGCGACGCACTTTCACGAAGTATTCGAGAATAACTATTTGGCGCACCATATCAGCTTCAAGATTGCGCATATGAATGTAAGACTCGAACAGGAGGCCTCACTTGTAGACGACCAAGTCACTTACCTGTTCAACCTCGAGTATGGCCACAATACTTCTAGCTATGGAGGTAGGTGTGCAGCTCTGAATGGCGTGCCGAGTCTAGTCGTCGACCGTGCTGAAACTGTTTCCCAACTGCTTGCCCGCAATGAAGACTTGGGTGCGGTTTGTGCTCGTCTATCTCCAACGGATGAGGATGTCCTAGAGAAAGCAGAATTGACAGCGCGGCTCTTTCTCGCCCGATCATTCGACAATGGGGATGTAGATATATCGAGCGAGACTAGGGAAAACACCAGAGATTCTGTCAGGGATATACTGGAAGCAATACTTTCATGAAACGTTTGAGCAGACACTGCCATGGATAATCTTAAtttgacaagaagagagttgTTCTTAATAGGTGGAAGGGATCAAGTTCAGTGATCGGCATGTGAGTTTCTCCATGTCATTGGAATGTAGTGCCTGGTGTCAGTTAATGGCTATATATATTATCTGAGCTTGATGCAGTTAGTATGGAAGAATTGAAGTCGTAATGCATGAGACGTGGAGAGTAAAACAAACATACTTTGAATTGAAGAGCCACCTTACAGACAGGAGTGGAAGCAGCTGGCAAATCGGATAGGATGGGATAGACTTTTTGTGCCAAATGCAGACACGAGGAACGTATCGTATTCTCTCAATGGCTGGTCGGGTTGTAGTTATGTACCTATGCTTTCGCCGGCCGGATTCCCTTTATCTACATACATCTTTGTAGGTTCCACTGATCATCAGCTGATATTAATTCCTTCGATGTCATGCTTGCGCTCTTGATAACGGCCAACTTAGAAGCGTGGGTAAGACGGTATAAGTCAGCACCGTTGTCTTTTGATCGATATTGTGTCGTGTTGACATAGCTAAGAAGTGCCAATTGCCAGACGGTCTAGACTATGCTGTGAGGAATAACGAAGCTTAGCAAGATTGAACCATTTTGTTCTCATTCTGCAGGTTCTACTCACCTGTTATATGAACCAGGATCAACTGAGTGATTATCGTGGTCAACAGAGAGCATTGCATCAAGTATCAATTTAGTTTAGGAGGAGCGTCTGACAGAGAGAACGATAGAAGATGTTCAAATATATAAAAAGTGCCAACCGTTTAATATAAGCCAGATTGCAATCCTATATACAACATAAGCACGCTTCATAGCCCGCAGTTACTTTAGCCTGGGGCGCTCATTATATGATTCATCAATTGGCCGTCAATCACTGTTACCGCCACGTCAGTGCCCCCTCTCAGAGCAATTCTTTAAACTTGCGTTGTTTCGGGAAGCGTGAGTCTGTAAAGTCGGTCAGTCGGGGATACAGCTGAGCCTGCAGCTCATAGTCTACAAGTGATGGCCGTCCGCAATGGCAAACTGGCGTTTTCCTGGATTTAGACTAGGAAACTGAGGAGCGTGATGCCTGCACTGAGACTGGCAACCCACAAGCCAGGGCTGTTAGAAGACGACGCATGGTTCCCATAGTCTGAACAGTCAGCACTGGAAACATTGCCACAAGCACGTGAACTCAAACTTGAGCAGACAGCAGttgctgaggaagagccCAAAGCCTGTCCACCGCCCTCAACGGTGGTGCCTCCGCCGCCGGGCACAACGATGGTGACACCATATTGACCTCCGTCACCAAGGTAGTTGACGCATTGATCATAGTTCTCCCCGCAAGCACTAACTGCAGAAGTGCACGAGGCCTCGTTCTCGAAGGTCGCTGCGGCATAGGGGAAAGCGAAATATGAATTGGGAACGAAGGATGGTGAAGCGGTTGCTGCGCCGGTAGCCGAAGCTGGAGCTGTGCCTGTACATATAGCCCTACGGATCGTCAGCAAAGCCATTTAGCAAGGCGCACACGTAGATGATACTCACCCAGATGGGCAACAGGCCGGTTCGTCGTCGGCGTCAACAGCGCATGTTTGGCCGTTTTGACAACAAATGTCGCGGAATCTCTCGCCAAGCTCCTCAGAGCACCGAAATGTGTTGGCTGGGCATGAATCGTCTCGCTTGAAGATGACTGATGCCGGTGGAATGTAGGTCGGATAGTATATCGCAGTCGAGGTTGCGGTCGCTATTGCTGGAACCTCTGGAATATTCtgtgctgatgttgaggctgcGAcaaaagcaagcaagaagcaactATAGCCAAGCATGGTTGAGAGAGGGCGCCAACACTGGCACAAAATGCGTACGTAGGCAGGAATTGAAGAAGCACGCAGAGTCGCAAGATTGGGACTCTCTGCTACAGGTCGTATGTATCGTTTGAGCAGTACGTGGAAGTCGGAATGCGAATTTGTAGAAAGGAAGCCCCAATAAAATCCTCGTACTCTCTCACCTTTTTAGTTCACCCTTCCTCTTGCTATGCTTCCTTGTAAGCTTCCAGGCTTCTAGCAAGGGGTCTGGGATACTATTCAGTGGGGTTCTCACCAAAGGCCTGGCCCATAACGTCAAAAGCGCAAGGTTGTACAGCGACGGCGCAGACAGACAGCCTAATCGATCACCTTGCAAGGTTATTTATGtccttggctgcttgggcAACACGGCACAGGCACATTGAGGGAAGCATTGAGCTGGCGGGGAGTCTAGTCCAGACTTGGAATGATGTCATTGGCCAATCCAGGTAGTTTAGTTGGCTCAGCAACTCGTTGAACTCATTTGTCTCCAAACTACTAAGTGTGAGTGTGATATAGTTACTAAAACAGGTATACCGTAAAGCACTAATAACTAATGAATTCCATGGGATTATATGACAGTCTCGGTTTATTGCCAGGCACCTCGCAATGGCTGTTTGCCTCAGCACACTTTCTTCAGAACCCTCGAACATGTGCAAGGACCTGCCGCAATCGATCCAGCGCCTTTGTCTCGGGTACTGCTTCAGGGCCTCGAGCTTTGGACTCTTCGACTTCCCTGCGGGCCTCAACTATTAATGGTTCAATATCACCCCAGACATGGTCGGTATATCCAGCAAGGACGTTGCCCCACTGCTGTAACCAACTGCTTCTCGCTTGATCGGGATCAATTGTGCCCAGGTAGAGCTGTCGTTCAAGCTCTGCCTCAGATCCTGGCTGGTTTAGGAATTCAGGGTTGAAGTTTAGTAGATCGTCCAGCCTGGGACCAGAGGACGCCGAGTTAGCAGAGAAGAGAGCTTCTCGAAGCTTGGCTGCCGCTTCTGGTGTGAGGGTATCGCTATCACTCTCAGCAATCGGATCATGAGCTCCGACCAAAACAGCATCGAGTTCATCCGAATGGCCATCCAGCAGGCTAACAACGGCTGCACCATCCAGCTTCTCTTGTTGAATTACATCCTGTGATTTAGGTGTAGCTTTCAGGTGGTACGTTTGATCTCGTGCTTCTTGATTCAGGTTGGCATTGTTATTGTCGATATCCAGCGTGGTGTCGGCACTAACAAAGTCGTTGAATGCCTGTACAGAAGGTCCAGAATCCAGATTTGTCTTTGAGCGCAAGCTTTCAGCCTGAATTGATGATCGCAATTTGTGTGAGGATGCTTCACCTGTACTCGATGAGATCTTGCCAatgctgttgatgttgctgccacTTGGGTCAGCTTTTCTCGCTGACTGTTGGCCGCTCAGATCTGGGCCGCTACCAaaagcatcaagaaccaGTCTCCCGGAAGCCTGAAGTCTGTCGGCAACTGAGTTGGACTCGTCTTTCGTTGTATGTTTTCCTTTGCCTTTCAAATCTTGTGGAGTATTATCCCCTGTGTGGGTTTCGGGTGGCTTTTGATCATCATGGTTCATCTTGTGGAATAACTTTAAATGGTTGTTGTAGCTTGGCACCCAGAAGAGCTGCCTGGGTATTNNNNNNNNNNNNNNNNNNNNNNNNNNNNNNNNNNNNNNNNNNNNNNNNNNNNNNNNNNNNNNNNNNNNNNNNNNNNNNNNNNNNNNNNNNNNNNNNNNNNNNNNNNNNNNNNNNNNNNNNNNNNNNNNNNNNNNNNNNNNNNNNNNNNNNNNNNNNNNNNNNNNNNNNNNNNNNNNNNNNNNNNNNNNNNNNNNNNNNNNNNNNNNNNNNNNNNNNNNNNNNNNNNNNNNNNNNNNNNNNNNNNNNNNNNNNNNNNNNNNNNNNNNNNNNNNNNNNNNNNNNNNNNNNNNNNNNNNNNNNNNNNNNNNNNNNNNNNNNNNNNNNNNNNNNNNNNNNNNNNNNNNNNNNNNNNNNNNNNNNNNNNNNNNNNNNNNNNNNNNNNNNNNNNNNNNNNNNNNNNNNNNNNNNNNNNNNNNNNNNNNNNNNNNNNNNNNNNNNNNNNNNNNNNNNNNNNNNNNNNNNNNNNNNNNNNNNNNNNNNNNNNNNNNNNNNNNNNNNNNNNNNNNNNNNNNNNNNNNNNNNNNNNNNNNNNNNNNNNNNNNNNNNNNNNNNNNNNNNNNNNNNNNNNNNNNNNNNNNNNNNNNNNNNNNNNNNNNNNNNNNNNNNNNNNNNNNNNNNNNNNNNNNNNNNNNNNNNNNNNNNNNNNNNNNNNNNNNNNNNNNNNNNNNNNNNNNNNNNNNNNNNNNNNNNNNNNNNNNNNNNNNNNNNNNNNNNNNNNNNNNNNNNNNNNNNNNNNNNNNNNNNNNNNNNNNNNNNNNNNNNNNNNNNNNNNNNNNNNNNNNNNNNNNNNNNNNNNNNNNNNNNNNNNNNNNNNNNNNNNNNNNNNNNNNNNNNNNNNNNNNNNNNNNNNNNNNNNNNNNNNNNNNNNNNNNNNNNNNNNNNNNNNNNNNNNNNNNNNNNNNNNNNNNNNNNNNNNNNNNNNNNNNNNNNNNNNNNNNNNNNNNNNNNNNNNNNNNNNNNNNNNNNNNNNNNNNNNNNNNNNNNNNNNNNNNNNNNNNNNNNNNNNNNNNNNNNNNNNNNNNNNNNNNNNNNNNNNNNNNNNNNNNNNNNNNNNNNNNNNNNNNNNNNNNNNNNNNNNNNNNNNNNNNNNNNNNNNNNNNNNNNNNNNNNNNNNNNNNNNNNNNNNNNNNNNNNNNNNNNNNNNNNNNNNNNNNNNNNNNNNNNNNNNNNNNNNNNNNNNNNNNNNNNNNNNNNNNNNNNNNNNNNNNNNNNNNNNNNNNNNNNNNNNNNNNNNNNNNNNNNNNNNNNNNNNNNNNNNNNNNNNNNNNNNNNNNNNNNNNNNNNNNNNNNNNNNNNNNNNNNNNNNNNNNNNNNNNNNNNNNNNNNNNNNNNNNNNNNNNNNNNNNNNNNNNNNNNNNNNNNNNNNNNNNNNNNNNNNNNNNNNNNNNNNNNNNNNNNNNNNNNNNNNNNNNNNNNNNNNNNNNNNNNNNNNNNNNNNNNNNNNNNNNNNNNNNNNNNNNNNNNNNNNNNNNNNNNNNNNNNNNNNNNNNNNNNNNNNNNNNNNNNNNNNNNNNNNNNNNNNNNNNNNNNNNNNNNNNNNNNNNNNNNNNNNNNNNNNNNNNAGGATATCACTGAGGGTATGTCATCACCGCTTGCATTTTCCAAAGTCagttcatcaacatcgtATTCTAACCGCTATGCTTGCTCTGGTACAGCCGATATCATTTCGACAGTTGAGTTCGACCATACCGGAAACTATCTCGCTACTGGCGACAAGGGCGGTCGGGTGGTGCTCTTTGAACGAAACGAAACGGTACGTCACCATCCGGCAACATCCTCATGTACCGGCCACGATCGGCTTGGCGATACCGTAGCATCTTCTCTGATAATTATTTGCGCAGAAAAAAACCTGCGAGTACAAGTTCCACACCGAGTTCCAATCTCACGAGCCCGAATTCGACTATCTAAAGTCACTCGAGATcgaggaaaagatcaacaagataAAGTGGTGCAGACGACAGAACGCCTCGCACTATCTCCTGTCTaccaatgacaagacaatCAAGCTATGGAAAGTCTTTGAGAAGTCGCTCAAGGTCGTAGCGGAGAACAACCTCTCCCACGATGTCACACCTGGAAGTATTGCTGGCGGTGGGGGCGCTCCTAAGCCTCTGCCTGCTCATCAGTTCAAGAACGCTGCCGACCTGAAGCTACCTCGACTCACACACCACGACACCGTCGTTGCCGCTGTGCCACGCCGAACATACGCCAACGCGCACGCCTATCACATCAACAGCATTTCAGTCAATAGTGACGGAGAAACCTTTATCAGCAGCGATGATTTGCGAATCAATCTTTGGAACCTCAATATTCAGGATCAGAGCTTCAACATTGTTGATATCAAGCCCGCAAACATGGAGGAACTGACCGAAGTAATCACAGCTGCCGAATTCCACCCCATGAGCTGTAACTGGTTCATGTATGCAAGCTCCAAGGGTACTATCAAACTTGCCGATATGCGAGAGAGTGCTCTGTGTGATCAGCACGCTAAACGTTTGTGCACCATCTCTCGGAAACTTGACTGTGTCCGCCCAGAGACTTTTGCTAACCCACCGCTGCAGTATTTGAACAAGAGGAAGACCCTTCTTCGCGGTCATTCTTCTCCGAAATCATTTCCTCCATTTCCGATGTGAGATTTTCGCATGACGGCCGATATATCCTATCTCGCGACTACCTGACTGTCAAGATCTGGGATATCAACATGGAGAGACAGCCTGTAAAGACGATACCAATCCACGAGCACCTTCGACCACGGTTGTGCGACACATATGAGAACGATAGTATATTCGACAAATTCGAAGTCGTCTTCTCTGGCGACGCGAAGAACGTCATGACAGGAAGttacaacaacaacttcatgATCTACCCTTCAGACCCCGAcaaggaggttgaggtgGTTCTTCAGGCAGACAAGTCAGCCttcaaggcaaagaaggTTGGTGTGCCCACACCAATCAACTCGTCTACGAGCCCGACAGCAACCAACGGCAAGAAGGGCGGTTCTAGAGCTGGCAGCCCAGGTGGTCAAGGTCAGCGGATGCGTAAGGAAACAGACGCGGACCAGATCGATTTTAACAAAAAGATTCTGCACATGAGTTGGCATCCGTTCGAAGACAGTATTGCGATTGCAGCCACAAACAATGTAAGTGGAGCCAAGAAAGATACTACAGTTCGCCAACCTTAACTAACACTGCTGGATAGCTATTTGTCTTCTCAGCACTCTAGACCAAGATACCGGCGTTCATCTCGTGGGCATTTTAG
It contains:
- a CDS encoding phosphatase PP2A regulatory subunit B encodes the protein MSSPLAFSKVSSSTSYSNRYACSGTADIISTVEFDHTGNYLATGDKGGRVVLFERNETKKTCEYKFHTEFQSHEPEFDYLKSLEIEEKINKIKWCRRQNASHYLLSTNDKTIKLWKVFEKSLKVVAENNLSHDVTPGSIAGGGGAPKPLPAHQFKNAADLKLPRLTHHDTVVAAVPRRTYANAHAYHINSISVNSDGETFISSDDLRINLWNLNIQDQSFNIVDIKPANMEELTEVITAAEFHPMSCNWFMYASSKGTIKLADMRESALCDQHAKLFEQEEDPSSRSFFSEIISSISDVRFSHDGRYILSRDYLTVKIWDINMERQPVKTIPIHEHLRPRLCDTYENDSIFDKFEVVFSGDAKNVMTGSYNNNFMIYPSDPDKEVEVVLQADKSAFKAKKVGVPTPINSSTSPTATNGKKGGSRAGSPGGQGQRMRKETDADQIDFNKKILHMSWHPFEDSIAIAATNNLFVFSAL